The genomic interval GCAAGGGCCAGTTGAAGATAGATATTCATCGTTGGTGTTAACTCCTGAAAGTTTATGTGCTCAAGTTTTAGCGAATAATTTCAGTCTTGTCGAGTAAAAGCCCTTGGATTTTCTCTCTATTTTCAAAAATAGACTATAGCATGTTAGAACCTGTTTGCATTTAAGTACATTCGGAATCAAACACCTTGTAGTGCTTACGAAAGGTAAAACACTGCAAATGAAGCAATGGTTTTGATAAGTATGATTATTGAATAATAAAAAATTGTTCTTTGGCTCGTATAAACTTACATATGTATGTTAAAATAGACACTGCCGGAAAATGCAGACGAGGCCACTTTTAAGTGCAGGAACTTTGCATCTTTAAAGCGAATATATTTCCCAACAAACCCAACGCTTACTTCTCGCTTAAGGCGAATCTCATAGCCAAGATTACCACCAAAGCCCATAAGCAAAGACTCTTTTGCATTGATTTGAGAACCTTCGGTAATTGTTGTTCCGCGAGCTGTCCATTGTGAAAATTGGAATGTTGGGCCTGTATAGATAAGCATTTCACTGCCGCCAGCCTCAAATTGGAATCCCAAACGCAGGTCAGCACCAAAAGAATAGGAGCGCCCGATTTTGGCTACAGTTGCTGTACGAGACGTGCCCTGGGTTAGGACGTAATCTTTTGTCACATCCCCTAAACCGTCGTATGTCACAAAGAGTTCGGTTCCCAAATAAAATTTGTTGTCAAATGTGCGACCATACCCACCATGACCACCGAGTAACCAGTTCGTTAAGGTCGGCTTAGTGGTTCCAGAAAGTTTTCCAAGCGTATGACTCAGCGTTGGCTTGCTCTGTGAGTAACCAACTTGAACACCGGCGAAAGGTCCATGAAAAGCCTGCGCTGATACAGTGCTCAGCGATAGCGCACAGAGGGTCAAGGCAAAAATCCGAAGCTTCTTGGAGTTTATGGAGAGGAGGGGAATGACAAAGAAAGGCATTTTTTTTCATAATAACTATGACGGATATGATAGTGTGGTATTTGCTTTCGGTCAATTCTTCTTACCAACAAATTTTCTGATAGAAGCCTTCTCTAATGTTTGGTATGAGTGAAGAAGAAAAAGCATGAAAGCTTATCAGGAATAATGCACACACATACGCACACTCACTTTCGTCAGTCACTACATTTCAGAAATGCCCTTGCTGTATTGAGTGCAAACCTTCTTCTGGTTGCATCGGCAAAAATACGTGTTCCCCTGGGCGTTGTGGATTTTACGCTCCAGTCATTTCTTGTTCCCATGCTTGTTTGTGTTATGGGCAGAAAACTGGCTCTTATCACAGTCGGTAGTTACTTACTGGAAGGAGCTCTTGGTTTTTCGGTTTTTCAGGGAACACCCGAGCGAGGAATTGGTATCATGTATATGGCAGGACCAACTGCGGGATACCTTTTTGGATTTTTCATAGCCCAGCTCATTCCTACGCTGAAATCACCTTCTAACAATGGTTCCGTGTACTTTCGGTTGGGACTAGGCCATCTTGTTATTCATGGGCTTGGTATTTTTTGGTTAAGTGTTCTTTTTGGTTTTGAGAGAGCACTGGCTATTGACGGCCAATTTTGGCTAGGAATGTTGACGAAGATTATCCTTGGCGGAAGCATTCTGAAGTTTTTTTCGTCACCACAGGACTGCTAAGAAAGAAAATTTCCGTTCTTCAAGCGTTCAAGTGTATGGAATCTGGCCTTAAATCTTTCTTATAAAAATACTGAAACGTGGTGCCCGCAGCCAGACTCGAACTGGCACGACCGAAGCCGACAGATTTTAAGTCTGTTGTGTCTACCGATTCCACCATGCGGGCGAACCACGGCTGACATTAGCGTTTTTGTTTTTCAGAATCAAGAAAAATGAGACCCGTAGAATGGATTTTTCATGAGAAAATCAAGTGTTAAAATACAGAAGGAAACTGTGCTCCCACACCCAGTTCTTCTTCAATACGTAGAAGTTGGTTGTACTTTGAAATGCGATCTGAGCGTGAGAGCGAACCTGCTTTTATTTGACCCGCATTTGTAGCCACAGCAAGGTCAGCAATGATTGTATCTTCGGTTTCACCAGAACGATGGGAAATAATCGTTTCAAAAGCATTTTTATGTGCTAATTGAACAGCTGCAAGAGTTTCTGACAGTGTCCCAATTTGATTGGGTTTAATTAAAATTGCATTAGAGGCTGCTCGTTGGATTCCTTCTTGTAAGCGTGTCGTATTTGTTACATAAAGATCATCTCCAACAATTTGGATCTTCTCACCGAGGGTACTGGTTAGGTGTGCCCAGCCTTCCCAATCATCTTCGGCAAAGGGATCCTCCAGCGACACAATAGGGTAGTTTTTCACAAGATTTTCATAGTAGTAAACTAGTTTTTCTGCAGTAAAAGATTTTTCTTCACCATAAAAATGATATTGCCCATCCTGATAAAGCTCATTGGCTGCCACGTCCAGTGCGAGACTAACGTCTATACCAGGGGTAAACCCAGCCTCAGTAATGGCGCGCATAAGAAAATCAAGAGCATGAGTGTTGTTGGTTAGATTAGGGGCAAATCCACCTTCATCTCCCACAGATGTTGGTAACCCTTCTTTATTGAGTCTGCTCTTCAACGCATAAAAAATGCGTGCACCCATTTCGAGTGACTGTGAGAATGAATCGGCTTTGTGTGGTACAATCATGAACTCTTGAATATCAATACTATTGTTTGCGTGGGCACCCCCATTCAAAAGATTCATCATAGGAATGGGTAGCGTGGTTGCTGCTGCCCCTCCTATATAACGAAAAAGAGGTTGGTCAGTATAATTTGCGGCTGCTTTTGCAAGGGCAAGACTGACAGCTAATGTTGCATTTGCCCCTAGATTGGCTTTGTTTTCGGTTCCATCAGCCTCAATAATCATACGATCAATGTCATGTTGATTGAGGGCATTTCGTCCGACAAGAGCATCGCTAAGCGTCACATTAATAGCGTCAACCGCTTCAAAAACAGATTTCCCAGCATATACTGCAGCATCCCTATCACGCTTTTCTACAGCTTCGTAGCGTCCAGTGGATGCCCCTGAAGGAGCGCTCGCACGGCCCATGTGCCCCGAATCAAGAACTACTTCGGCTTCAACGGTTGGATTTCCTCGAGAGTCTAGAATTTGGCGGGCGTATATTTTCGTAATTATGCTCATGTGTGTGCCTTTAAAAATAAATGTTAGGCGGATATCCTTTTTGTTAGGGCATCAATGGCCTTCAGTGATGAAAGTAGCTCCTCCAATCCATCCAAGCGTACCATATTCGCACCATCAGAAGGAGCACTGTCAGGATCATTGTGCGTTTCAAGAAAAACGCCAGCAACACCAACAGCAACCGCGGCCCTGGCAATTGTTGGGACAAAAGAACGATTCCCACCAGAAGATTCACCTTGTCCACCCGGTTCCATGACAGCATGGGTAGCGTCCATCACCACAGGGTATCCTGTTTGTGCCATGATAGGAAGGGCCCGCATATCAACAACAAGCTGGTTGTAGCCAAACGTTATACCGCGCTCACACAAAATAATATTGTTATTTCCTGAGTCAGCTATTTTTTTTGCAACATTTTTCATGTCCCAGGGGGCAAGAAATTGTCCTTTCTTTACATGGATAGGCTTCCCTGTCTGTGCAGCAGCCACAAGCAGGTCTGTCTGGCGACATAAAAATGCTGGAATTTGAAGAAGATCAACAGCTTCAGAAACAGGTTTGCATTGCTCGGGCGCATGAACATCTGTGACTACAGGAAAGCCAAAGTCCGCACGAATCTCGGCAAGAATATCTAAGCCTTGAATCATACCAACACCCCGTTGGGCATGAATGCTGGTACGGTTTGCCTTATCATAGGAAGATTTAAAAATAAAAGGTATGCCAAGTTTTTCTGTGATTGTGAAAATTGCCTCAGCCATTTCACGCGCATGACTTCGACTTTCAATCTGGCAAGGACCAGCAATAACAACAAGGGGGCTGCTGTTGGAAAAAGTAACAGCGCGAGGTCCAGAACCAACGGTTACACGAATCATTATTTTTTCTCAGTTGGAGCAGCCGTCACCTTTTTTGGGTGGACTTTTTTCTTGGGGGTCTTAGGGAGAGACTCTGCTGGCGCAGGGGCGGGGGGTGCTTGGACGTTATCCGCATGATTTACAGGAACATCAATGTTTTTAAGAGCTAATGGATCACTGTCAAGCAGTGATGATACTTTGCTGCCTCCGCGCCCCGAAATCATGGCAAGTATCAATGCTGTTGTAAAAAAGATAACCGCAAGTGTTGCTGTTGTCCGGGTAAAAAAGTTTGCACTTCCTCGGGCCGACATCAACCCACCCATTCCTGATGATGAAACAAGGCCTCCGCTTTCACTTTTCTGTAGAAGAATCATCCCGATCATGAGTAAGATTGAGAGTATGTGAACTGTTAAGAGAAAATTGTACATAGAGCCGCCTTGGGTCAGGTTAAAAATTTTTCCATTGATAGCAGAACTTAGCCAGGAATTCAATCACGCTCATTGATGCCGCAAGGAAAATATTCAGAAAAATAGGAAAAAGCATTTTTGTACACGGACTTTTTAAAGGGAATTACGTGCTCAATTACCCAGGAGTATGGCATCCATTTATATGCACAGAATTCAGGGTTGCTTGTATTCACGTTAATTTCTGATTCATCTCCTTGAAAATCCACGAGCACCCATTTTTGTATTTGTCCAAGAACGATACCTCCTTCCTTAGAAGAATCGATAATAGGCTGTGGAAAGTTGTAACGATACCATGTGGGGGTTATGCCTCGGATAATAATGGATTGTATGCCCGTTTCTTCCTTTAGTTCCCGTTTAGCGGCGCTGATAATACTCTCATCCGCTTCAATCCCTCCTTGGGGCATTTGCCAATAATCGTGACGTTCCCACAAACGCTTTGCAACAAAGACATCTTTATTTCTATGGCGTACAATAATTCCTACATTCGACCTGTAGTTCGGACTATGCAGGCCAAACTCGTTGATATTTTTCATGGGATATCATGTATTTTTATCTGGTTTGATGAAGGAACCAAAGCGCAATCCCTGGGCAATAAAAATTGCTTGATATAGCTGCGGATCTTGGGCAAGGCGTTGGCCAGGTTCAACCGTATCTGTATCTGTTATTTTGGGGTCATTTTCAAGTTTGAGTTTTTTCATCGAAGATGTTGTATCTTCTTCGACACCTGTGAAGGTTACTTTGGGTTGCGTAATAATAATATCAGGCTTTATACCGACGTTATCTATTTTCTGATCAGACGGTGTATAAAAATACTCTGTTGTAAGTTTCATCGCATCGTTGTCTTTGAGAGCAATCAAGTCCTGAATTGATCCCTTTCCAAAGGTGCGCTCCCCCACAATCAGGGCGCGTTTATGATCTCTGAGAGCTCCGGCAAAAATTTCAGCGGTGGAAGCCGTTTCTCGGTTTACAAGAATAACTATTGGAATCCCGCGCGCAATCTCTTTGCGTAACTTTACCTTATAGACGTCTTTGGGTTTATCGCCCCGACCTTTTGTATAGACCACACGTCCGCTTGATAGAAAAAGTGAAACGGCATCTATGCCTTGATCCAAAAGACCACCATCATTATCACGAAGATCCAAAACAAGAGCATTCAGGTTGGGGTTATCTTTTTGTGCTGCGAGGACAGCGCTTCGAATATCTCCGGCTGTTGTTTGGGATATAAAGCCTGGAATAGTAATAATACCTACATCATGCTGAACCTCCCATTTTACGGGTAAGCTTTTAATGCTATCGCGCTCAAGGTCAACAGAAAAAACGTCAGAGCTTCCCCGTCTGATTGTTAGTGTCACCTTTGTTCCCTTGCGTCCACGGAGCATATTCACCGCTTCTGTCATAGTACTATTTGTCAGGTTTTTATCATTAATTTTGAGAATGATATCGCCAACCTCGAGTCCCTCAACATAAGCAGGTGATGCATCAGCTACTGAAATAATAATAAGGCGTCCACGTCGCAGAATTACATCAATACCAAGTCCCCCATAGTGACCATCGACTTGGGTTTTAATTTGTTGGAATTCCTCAGCGGACATATAGGTTGAGTTAATATCAAGTGATTCAACCATTCCCCGCAGCGCTCCGTGAAGCAGTTTATCAAGGGAGGTCGTATGAACGTAATCTTTTTGAATGCGTCGCGCCATCCGCAGAAATTTTTCAGTTGCTTCGGCTTCTGATACTTCTCTAGCAGGTAATATACTGATCATAGCACAGAAAAAGATATAAAGAATCAAGGGCATGTGAAAATATCGGAACAGCTAATCATAAGGTTGCCATCTTATCATGATATTACCCATGAATAAACAAGGACTTTCCCGTCATTTCATGCGGTTTTTCTATCGCCATAGCCTCTAACAGTGTTGGTGCAATATCGGCAAGGCACCCCGAGGTAAGAGAAGCCACTGGTGTTTTTTTTCCATAAGCCATATATACAAAAGGGACAGGAGATAGCGTATGTGCTGTGTGTGCTTGGTGTGTCGTCGCATCAACCATTTTTTCTGCATTGCCATGATCAGCTGTGATAAAAAAGTTTCCTCGTAGATTGTGACGTTGTGCCGTGTGAAAAGCGTTGTGAATCTGATTAAGGCATTTATCAACGCAAGCAATAGCCTCACGTGTTGCTGCTTCGTTACCAGTGTGTCCCACCATATCAGGATTCGCATAATTAACGACGATAAGATCATAGGCATGTGATGTGATTGCCTTGGTAAGTTCTGTGGTTATTTCAAATGCTGACATTTCGGGTTTCATATCATATGTTCGTACGTTAGGAGAAGGTATTAATGTACGAACTTCACCCACAAAAGGAATCTCATTGCCGCCATTGAAAAAATAAGTAACATGAGCGTATTTTTCTGTCTCTGCCAAACGAAGTTGTGACATGTGTGCATTAGCACATACTTCTCCAAGAGAGTTTGTGATTACAAGGGGTGGAAAAATAGGGGCCATGTACGTTGTGATTTTCTCAGAATAGGAGGTCATTCCTGCGACAGTGGTAATCGGATGACTCTGGCGGGGAAATAGATTGAAATCAGGGTCTGCAATTGCTGAGACAAGCTGTCGCATGCGATCGGCCCGGAAGTTTACCATAAACACACCATCATGGGGCATTATTCCCTGATAAGTGTCTGATACGGCCGGTATAATAAATTCATCGGTTGTGTTATGGTACTTATAGCTGTGGTAAATGTAGTCGCATGGATCGGTATATTGATGTTGTGCTTTAGCACGCACGATTGCATTATAGGCTGCTTCGGTGCGATCCCAGCGATTGTCACGATCCATGGCATAAAAACGCCCTGAAATACTTGATATAGAAACATTTTTCAAGAGCTCCCCGTGTGTGACGAGCGCTTGATTGAGATAGTTATATGCGCTTGATGGAGGCGTGTCCCGTCCATCACAAAATAGATGAAGATGAACAGGAATCCCTTTCTCTTGGAAGCAGCGAATCGAATGTATGATATGGTCGGTATGACAGTGAACACCACCGGGCGAAAAAAGCCCCATAATATGAACAGAACCACCGTGCTTTTCCATAGTAGTAGCAAATTCTTGGAAGCCTATTTGGTCCTTCAGGGTGTTTGCTGAAACTGCTTTGTTGATGCGCACTAAATCGTGGTCAATCACTCTGCCTGAACCTATCGTCAGGTGACCCACTTCAGAGTTACCCATTTGCCCCTCAGGAAGACCTACCGCTTCTCCTGATGCATTTAGTTCAGTGTATTGTCCTGTAGTGCATAGCATATCCCAGGTAGGAGTTGATGTCGTCCTGATAGGATTATGCTCCGTTTCAGGGGATATGCCCCAACCATCAAGAATACATAAAACGGTAGTGGTGTGACTCACGGTGCGATTCCTAATGATTGCGAGTGGTGATACTTTATCATAAACTTTTAATGCCGGCGGTCTTCTGTGAATGGAGGTGGGTGAATAGAAGCTTTAGTACCAGTCGCACACAATCAGTTGTTTTTTCATCCACATAGTTCGTTAACATTCTGGTCACTAAACTTAAGCTATGAAGGAAGAGGACGCATGGTAGGAAAAGCAATAACATCACGAATGCTTGGCGCATTGGTTAACAGCATCACGAGGCGGTCAATGCCGATCCCCAAACCACCGGCAGGGGGCATGCCGTGCTCAAGAGCTGTTACAAAGTCATGATCCATTTTGTGAGCCTCGTCATTGCCTGCCTTTCCAGCGGCGACTTGCTCTTGGAAGCGTTTGCGCTGATCCAGCGGGTTATTTAGTTCAGAAAAAGCATTAGCAATCTCCCAGGTGTTGCAGTACGTCTCAAAACGCTCTGTTACCCGGGGATTGTGGGGCGATACCTTGGCAAGAGGTGAGATGTCTGTGGGGAGTTCCGTCACATGCGTTGGTTGAATAAGTTTTTCCTCCACATGCTCAGAAAACACTGATTCTACAACCTCTCCCCAATTGTGTATGCCTTTAGTGTTTATGCCTAATGTATGAGCGTTTGCGCAGGCATCGACAAAACTGAGCGCGGAAAAGTCGATCCCGGTATGTTCATTTACAAGATCAAGCATAGACCGACGCTGCCAGCCTTTGGAAAAATCAATCGTGTGATTCCCGTAAACGATTGTTGTCGTTTGATGCAGGTCCTGAACAAGGGCGATTATTAAATCCTCTGTCAGGTCCATCATATCATGATAGTTTGCATAAGCCTGATAGGCCTCAAGCATTGTAAACTCAGGATTGTGGCGGGTTGAAATACCTTCATTGCGAAATGACCGATTAATCTCAAAAACACGCTCAGATAAACCACCCACCAGAAGACGCTTCAGATATAGCTCGGGTGCAATACGCAAAAAAAGCTCCATATCAAGAGCATTATGATGTGTCGTGAAAGGTTTTGCAGCAGCCCCCCCCGGAATAGAGTGTAACATGGGTGTTTCAACCTCGAGAAAGTCTCTATTTTGAAGAAACGTGCGAATATTTCGAATAATTGTACAGCGCTTTTGTAAGCGATCTCGGGACTCAGCATTGCTGATGAGATCGAGGTATCGTTGCCTATAGCGGGTTTCAATATCAGCCAGTCCATGAAATTTTTCAGGAGGAGGCAACAGAGCTTTGGTCAAAAATGTAATCGTGCGTGCATCCACGGTGATTTCACCCCGTGGTGTGCGGCGAATGACACCATTCACACCAATGATATCCCCAAGATCAATAAGCGTGAGCAATTCACGTTGAGGTCCGGATAGGTTGTTATCATGGGAAAAAATTTGGATATTCCCTGAGGCATCACGTAAATCAATAAACATACCGCTGTTGCGAATGGAGTGCACGCGCCCGGCAACAATAACATGATCTTCGGTCGTTTGACCCTTTTCAAGATGACCATAGCTTTTGTGAATTGCTTGAGCAAGGTGCGTTTTGTGGAAATCTGCAGGGTAAAGAGGAACGCCAAGTTCCGCCAGTTTGTTAAGTTTCTGAATACGAATATCACGGTACTCGGCCTGGCCGGTGTGTTTTTGTATTACCCCAGAAGAAGAAGTAGGGGAGGCGTGCTCATCAGGATTTTTAGACATGTACGTATATGTTTCTTTATCCTTAACCTACGTAATTTCAGATCTCTTGACAAGAGATCAATATGTAAGGCCATCTTTATGCTTAAAAATGATAGGAAGAATTTTTGTGGCAATCTATAGATATTGATCAATACACAACCATTCTCCGTTATGTTTTCTACACTTTTTATATAAAAATAGTTTTTGCTAGATTATTCTTTATTGATTCTATATGTTGGAAATTAAATAGATTTTTTGGCAGATCCATTGACATTAATAAAAATAACCATTGTTTCTTTTGCTGTTTTTTCTATGTTTTTTGGTTCTGGAAACCTTGTTTTTCCTATAGCCATTGGGGTTGAGACCTATGGATACGCACTCTACGCTAATCTAGGATTATTTGTTACGGGCATTATTGTTCCGTGGATTGGTTTAATGAGTGCCGTTTGTTCTGGCTTCAACCAGCGTGATTATTTTGCTTTACTTGGACCTAAAGTGGGATGGGTTATCTGCTTTTTAATGCTGTGTCTTATTGGTCCATTAGGCGTTTGCCCCCGATGCACATTGGTCGCGTTTGGTGGTCTTAAGGTGATTTATCCCACGCTGAGCCTTTGGTCTTTTAGCCTTATTTTTTGCGCTCTTTCTGTCTTTATTGTTATTTTTGATCGCAAACTTATCATGATCATCGGCAAATACCTCACCCCCCTTTTGTTAGTGGGTATCTTTATTATTATTTTTGCCAATTTTTTCACGTCTTCTGCTGTTGTGCAGGTGGGGGAAAGTCCCCATCAATCCTTGCTGATCGGGGCAAGTTATGGCTATCACACGATGGATTTGATGGGGGCGCT from Alphaproteobacteria bacterium carries:
- a CDS encoding branched-chain amino acid transport system II carrier protein, yielding MADPLTLIKITIVSFAVFSMFFGSGNLVFPIAIGVETYGYALYANLGLFVTGIIVPWIGLMSAVCSGFNQRDYFALLGPKVGWVICFLMLCLIGPLGVCPRCTLVAFGGLKVIYPTLSLWSFSLIFCALSVFIVIFDRKLIMIIGKYLTPLLLVGIFIIIFANFFTSSAVVQVGESPHQSLLIGASYGYHTMDLMGALFFGFTTRSFFLSESGKMTRLDKQKNIISSTGGMLLLAMVYSGLVYLGGKYNAHLIHAPPENYIVSLSDAVLGEKSRYIAAMISFLACLTTIVVLMKLFGEFLQKELLKNRINFQQSVTLTALITFIISLTGFTSLSQWLGLFLQTIYPALVVFALTAYFIPNKPTFIRVSFWITVLCVNIYFYYYTL
- the lysS gene encoding lysine--tRNA ligase, translated to MSKNPDEHASPTSSSGVIQKHTGQAEYRDIRIQKLNKLAELGVPLYPADFHKTHLAQAIHKSYGHLEKGQTTEDHVIVAGRVHSIRNSGMFIDLRDASGNIQIFSHDNNLSGPQRELLTLIDLGDIIGVNGVIRRTPRGEITVDARTITFLTKALLPPPEKFHGLADIETRYRQRYLDLISNAESRDRLQKRCTIIRNIRTFLQNRDFLEVETPMLHSIPGGAAAKPFTTHHNALDMELFLRIAPELYLKRLLVGGLSERVFEINRSFRNEGISTRHNPEFTMLEAYQAYANYHDMMDLTEDLIIALVQDLHQTTTIVYGNHTIDFSKGWQRRSMLDLVNEHTGIDFSALSFVDACANAHTLGINTKGIHNWGEVVESVFSEHVEEKLIQPTHVTELPTDISPLAKVSPHNPRVTERFETYCNTWEIANAFSELNNPLDQRKRFQEQVAAGKAGNDEAHKMDHDFVTALEHGMPPAGGLGIGIDRLVMLLTNAPSIRDVIAFPTMRPLPS
- a CDS encoding S41 family peptidase, with amino-acid sequence MISILPAREVSEAEATEKFLRMARRIQKDYVHTTSLDKLLHGALRGMVESLDINSTYMSAEEFQQIKTQVDGHYGGLGIDVILRRGRLIIISVADASPAYVEGLEVGDIILKINDKNLTNSTMTEAVNMLRGRKGTKVTLTIRRGSSDVFSVDLERDSIKSLPVKWEVQHDVGIITIPGFISQTTAGDIRSAVLAAQKDNPNLNALVLDLRDNDGGLLDQGIDAVSLFLSSGRVVYTKGRGDKPKDVYKVKLRKEIARGIPIVILVNRETASTAEIFAGALRDHKRALIVGERTFGKGSIQDLIALKDNDAMKLTTEYFYTPSDQKIDNVGIKPDIIITQPKVTFTGVEEDTTSSMKKLKLENDPKITDTDTVEPGQRLAQDPQLYQAIFIAQGLRFGSFIKPDKNT
- the eno gene encoding phosphopyruvate hydratase is translated as MSIITKIYARQILDSRGNPTVEAEVVLDSGHMGRASAPSGASTGRYEAVEKRDRDAAVYAGKSVFEAVDAINVTLSDALVGRNALNQHDIDRMIIEADGTENKANLGANATLAVSLALAKAAANYTDQPLFRYIGGAAATTLPIPMMNLLNGGAHANNSIDIQEFMIVPHKADSFSQSLEMGARIFYALKSRLNKEGLPTSVGDEGGFAPNLTNNTHALDFLMRAITEAGFTPGIDVSLALDVAANELYQDGQYHFYGEEKSFTAEKLVYYYENLVKNYPIVSLEDPFAEDDWEGWAHLTSTLGEKIQIVGDDLYVTNTTRLQEGIQRAASNAILIKPNQIGTLSETLAAVQLAHKNAFETIISHRSGETEDTIIADLAVATNAGQIKAGSLSRSDRISKYNQLLRIEEELGVGAQFPSVF
- the kdsA gene encoding 3-deoxy-8-phosphooctulonate synthase, whose product is MIRVTVGSGPRAVTFSNSSPLVVIAGPCQIESRSHAREMAEAIFTITEKLGIPFIFKSSYDKANRTSIHAQRGVGMIQGLDILAEIRADFGFPVVTDVHAPEQCKPVSEAVDLLQIPAFLCRQTDLLVAAAQTGKPIHVKKGQFLAPWDMKNVAKKIADSGNNNIILCERGITFGYNQLVVDMRALPIMAQTGYPVVMDATHAVMEPGGQGESSGGNRSFVPTIARAAVAVGVAGVFLETHNDPDSAPSDGANMVRLDGLEELLSSLKAIDALTKRISA
- the secG gene encoding preprotein translocase subunit SecG; translation: MYNFLLTVHILSILLMIGMILLQKSESGGLVSSSGMGGLMSARGSANFFTRTTATLAVIFFTTALILAMISGRGGSKVSSLLDSDPLALKNIDVPVNHADNVQAPPAPAPAESLPKTPKKKVHPKKVTAAPTEKK
- a CDS encoding outer membrane beta-barrel protein, translated to MPFFVIPLLSINSKKLRIFALTLCALSLSTVSAQAFHGPFAGVQVGYSQSKPTLSHTLGKLSGTTKPTLTNWLLGGHGGYGRTFDNKFYLGTELFVTYDGLGDVTKDYVLTQGTSRTATVAKIGRSYSFGADLRLGFQFEAGGSEMLIYTGPTFQFSQWTARGTTITEGSQINAKESLLMGFGGNLGYEIRLKREVSVGFVGKYIRFKDAKFLHLKVASSAFSGSVYFNIHM
- a CDS encoding RNA pyrophosphohydrolase → MKNINEFGLHSPNYRSNVGIIVRHRNKDVFVAKRLWERHDYWQMPQGGIEADESIISAAKRELKEETGIQSIIIRGITPTWYRYNFPQPIIDSSKEGGIVLGQIQKWVLVDFQGDESEINVNTSNPEFCAYKWMPYSWVIEHVIPFKKSVYKNAFSYFSEYFPCGINERD
- a CDS encoding biotin transporter BioY, whose product is MKKKKHESLSGIMHTHTHTHFRQSLHFRNALAVLSANLLLVASAKIRVPLGVVDFTLQSFLVPMLVCVMGRKLALITVGSYLLEGALGFSVFQGTPERGIGIMYMAGPTAGYLFGFFIAQLIPTLKSPSNNGSVYFRLGLGHLVIHGLGIFWLSVLFGFERALAIDGQFWLGMLTKIILGGSILKFFSSPQDC
- a CDS encoding 2,3-bisphosphoglycerate-independent phosphoglycerate mutase, yielding MSHTTTVLCILDGWGISPETEHNPIRTTSTPTWDMLCTTGQYTELNASGEAVGLPEGQMGNSEVGHLTIGSGRVIDHDLVRINKAVSANTLKDQIGFQEFATTMEKHGGSVHIMGLFSPGGVHCHTDHIIHSIRCFQEKGIPVHLHLFCDGRDTPPSSAYNYLNQALVTHGELLKNVSISSISGRFYAMDRDNRWDRTEAAYNAIVRAKAQHQYTDPCDYIYHSYKYHNTTDEFIIPAVSDTYQGIMPHDGVFMVNFRADRMRQLVSAIADPDFNLFPRQSHPITTVAGMTSYSEKITTYMAPIFPPLVITNSLGEVCANAHMSQLRLAETEKYAHVTYFFNGGNEIPFVGEVRTLIPSPNVRTYDMKPEMSAFEITTELTKAITSHAYDLIVVNYANPDMVGHTGNEAATREAIACVDKCLNQIHNAFHTAQRHNLRGNFFITADHGNAEKMVDATTHQAHTAHTLSPVPFVYMAYGKKTPVASLTSGCLADIAPTLLEAMAIEKPHEMTGKSLFIHG